From the Maridesulfovibrio zosterae DSM 11974 genome, the window CAGCCACTGGTACCTTGAATCCGGTTTCCTTGGCCTGTTCGGTCACATCTATTAAATTTCCGTCTTCGAGTGCCTGCTTAAGGGTATAGGAAAAGATTACGTTGAACAGTGGATCGCAGTTAATTACCATCAGCAAATCTCCTTCAATTTCATATTGTTAAATAACTCTGAAAATTGAAGGTTATCCTGATTGGTTTGATTTGGTC encodes:
- a CDS encoding DUF6573 family protein, coding for MVINCDPLFNVIFSYTLKQALEDGNLIDVTEQAKETGFKVPVAVSLNLYERYITPPKGLEGEGQSVSVTGRFY